The Mycolicibacterium insubricum DNA segment CGGTGGGTCGCAGCGGCCCGTCGGACCGGAACGCCGTCGGGTCGTTGCGTCGGTACAGGGTGGCGGTGCGCCCGACGAATCCGTTGCGGCCCAGCTCGTCGTCCTTGAGCCCGCCGAGGTCGGCGTGCATGCGTTCGGGCGTCTGCCCCTTGCGGAGGTGGACGAACGATTCCATCGGCGCGCTCCTCGGCGGTCGGGGTCGGGTCAGAAGAGACCGGTATGACGCCAACATTGCACACCGCCCGGCGGCGAATGCCCGGTTTCGGAAATGCGACGAGCCCCGGAAACCACGAGCCCCCGAAACCGTGCGGCACGGTCTCGGGGGCTCGTCGCGGAGCGGGGTGTTACTTCAGCTCGGCCGAGGACAGTCCCAGCAGGCGCCGCGCCACCACCAGCTGCTGGATCTGCTGGGTGCCTTCGAAGATGTCCAGGATCTTCGAATCGCGGGCCCACTTCTCCAGCAGGCTCTCCTGGGAGTAGCCCACGGTGCCGGCCAGTTCGACGGCCTTGAGCGTGATGTCGCTGCCGACGCGGGCGGCCTTGGCCTTGCACATCGACGCTTCCTTGGAGTTCGGCTTCTTGTTGTCGGCCATCCAGGCGGCCTGCAGCGTCAGCAGCCAGCCGGCCTCCCAGTCGGCCTCCATCCGGATGAACTCCGCGGCCGCCGCGCTCTGGGAGTGCGCGGGCTTGTCGTAGGAGATCTCGACGCCGGCCTCGGTGAGGATCCGGCGCAGTTCCTCCAGCGCGGCCCGGCCCACGCCGACGGCCATCGCGGCCACCATCGGCCGGGTGTTGTCGAAGGTCTCCATGACCCCGCCGAAACCCTTGTCGACGTTGATCTCCGGGCTGCCCAGCAGGTTCTCCTTGGGGATCCGGGCGTTGTCGAAGCGGATCACCGCGGTGTCGGAGGCCTTGATGCCGAGCTTGTGCTCCAGGCGCTCGACGATGACGCCGGGGGTGTCCCGCGGGACGACGAAGGACTTGATGGCCGCGCGGCCCTTAGACTTGTCCAGCGTCGCCCA contains these protein-coding regions:
- a CDS encoding acyl-CoA dehydrogenase family protein gives rise to the protein MAINLELPKKLKAVAEKGHQGAVAMFRPISRKYDLSEHAYPVELDTLADLFDGISEANTISMAGAGAFHGADTGDKTNVNGANMSALLNAVEVSWGDVALLLSVPRQGLGNAAISSVANEEQLERFGKNLWASMAITEPSFGSDSAAVTTTATLDGDEYVINGEKIFVTAGSRAGHIVVWATLDKSKGRAAIKSFVVPRDTPGVIVERLEHKLGIKASDTAVIRFDNARIPKENLLGSPEINVDKGFGGVMETFDNTRPMVAAMAVGVGRAALEELRRILTEAGVEISYDKPAHSQSAAAAEFIRMEADWEAGWLLTLQAAWMADNKKPNSKEASMCKAKAARVGSDITLKAVELAGTVGYSQESLLEKWARDSKILDIFEGTQQIQQLVVARRLLGLSSAELK